The Bernardetia litoralis DSM 6794 genome includes a window with the following:
- a CDS encoding TonB-dependent receptor, with the protein MKISKILQTIIALFFVTTTFAQQKTGNISGKVLTLDKSPAPYINVIIKSINTGTVTNNEGLYSIKNIPYGDYTIEFSLIGMESKTIEVKVNDSEIELENIQLNENQEQLSEVTIISQRLNQFAHKESEYVAKVPLKNINNPQSYSVVTNALLKEQVNTDLASAFKSITGGGYVQSNDGNVSVYLRGFRSDVHLRNGGIAWVKAPIDPQNIERIELVKGPASLFYGANVNNIANFGGIVNKVTKQAYNGKKLDLGYIAGNYDLNRATVDYNTVLSQEKNVFFRFNGAYNNEASFQDQGIIKEFMLAPSLTVELSDKLTIKANLEYNQSKRNLNFARGVSGALISDDVNSWDDLNWDYNTNYGTNEMAGYFSSLVSQINMEYKLSNTWTSKTNFTKASSFTDANYLRVVMGDVTTVNRYYLQLDPRETQSTHIQQDFLNVIEGAKVSNKLVAGVSYLNNLDDTQRTGVWNAIDDVDTTNPVITGLTNDQFEANIAGGTKNKTITKFQTLGFYAFDAITINEQLTLTGGLRFDRFMSKNTISNGTEGTNGYNQNALSTKLGIAYNPFEDKASLFVNYMDGLNNNAPSDNGNGEIITWDAERAKQFEIGTKLDFFDGKLLSTISYYNINIDNDIIVDENGISSQTGETLSKGFEIDLIANPLPGLNLVAGYTKNNATLEKVSSGSEAVLGNSLSYTPETVWNFWLSYQVLKGEAKGLGLGCGANHMGEIYNSTANNFGSAAYTTVDATVFYKKNNYKVSFKADNIFDQEYYNGYGIPQKPFNFRVGLAYSLF; encoded by the coding sequence ATGAAAATATCAAAAATTCTACAAACAATTATTGCTTTGTTCTTTGTAACAACAACATTTGCACAGCAAAAAACAGGTAATATTAGTGGTAAAGTTTTAACCTTAGATAAAAGTCCTGCGCCCTATATAAATGTAATCATTAAATCTATTAATACAGGTACTGTTACAAATAATGAAGGTCTCTACTCTATCAAAAATATTCCTTATGGAGATTACACCATAGAGTTTTCTTTAATTGGCATGGAAAGCAAAACCATAGAAGTTAAAGTTAATGATTCAGAAATTGAATTAGAAAATATTCAATTAAATGAAAATCAAGAACAACTTAGTGAGGTTACAATTATCTCACAACGTTTAAATCAATTTGCTCATAAAGAATCTGAATATGTAGCAAAAGTACCATTAAAAAACATCAATAATCCACAATCTTATTCTGTAGTTACTAATGCTTTATTAAAAGAACAAGTAAATACAGATTTAGCCTCAGCATTTAAAAGTATTACTGGTGGTGGTTATGTACAATCTAATGACGGAAATGTAAGTGTATATTTAAGAGGTTTTAGATCAGATGTACATTTAAGAAATGGTGGTATTGCTTGGGTAAAAGCACCAATAGACCCACAAAATATAGAAAGAATAGAATTAGTTAAAGGACCTGCTTCTTTATTTTATGGAGCTAATGTTAATAATATTGCCAATTTTGGTGGTATTGTAAACAAAGTAACAAAACAAGCTTATAATGGAAAAAAATTAGATTTAGGTTATATTGCAGGAAACTATGATTTAAATAGAGCAACTGTAGATTATAATACTGTATTAAGTCAAGAAAAAAATGTTTTCTTTAGATTTAACGGAGCTTATAACAACGAAGCTAGTTTTCAAGACCAAGGTATCATCAAAGAGTTTATGTTAGCACCTTCTTTAACTGTTGAGTTATCAGATAAATTAACCATAAAAGCAAATTTAGAATACAACCAAAGCAAACGTAACTTAAATTTTGCAAGAGGCGTATCTGGAGCATTAATTTCTGATGATGTAAATTCTTGGGATGATTTAAATTGGGATTACAATACTAATTATGGTACTAATGAAATGGCTGGTTATTTTTCTTCTTTAGTATCGCAGATAAATATGGAATATAAATTATCTAATACTTGGACATCAAAAACAAACTTTACAAAAGCAAGTTCATTTACAGATGCCAATTACCTTAGAGTAGTAATGGGAGATGTAACAACAGTTAATAGATATTACTTACAATTAGACCCTAGAGAAACTCAAAGTACACACATCCAACAAGACTTTTTAAATGTTATAGAAGGTGCTAAAGTCTCAAATAAACTTGTTGCAGGTGTGAGTTATTTGAATAATTTAGATGATACACAACGCACTGGAGTTTGGAATGCAATAGACGATGTAGATACTACAAACCCAGTTATTACAGGTCTGACAAATGACCAATTTGAAGCAAATATAGCAGGGGGAACAAAAAATAAAACAATTACAAAGTTTCAAACTTTAGGTTTTTATGCTTTTGATGCCATTACAATAAACGAACAATTAACTTTAACAGGAGGTTTACGTTTTGATCGTTTTATGTCTAAAAATACAATTTCTAACGGAACAGAAGGTACAAATGGTTACAATCAAAATGCATTAAGTACAAAATTAGGTATTGCTTATAACCCATTTGAAGACAAAGCATCATTATTTGTAAATTATATGGATGGATTAAACAATAATGCACCATCAGATAATGGAAACGGAGAAATTATTACTTGGGATGCCGAAAGAGCCAAACAATTTGAAATTGGTACAAAATTAGATTTCTTTGATGGTAAATTATTAAGTACAATAAGTTATTATAATATTAATATTGATAATGATATTATTGTTGATGAAAATGGAATTAGCTCACAAACAGGAGAAACATTAAGCAAAGGTTTTGAAATTGACTTAATTGCAAATCCATTACCAGGTTTAAATCTTGTTGCAGGTTATACTAAAAATAATGCAACTTTAGAAAAAGTAAGTTCTGGTAGTGAAGCCGTTTTAGGAAACAGTTTAAGTTATACGCCAGAAACTGTTTGGAATTTTTGGTTAAGCTACCAAGTTTTAAAAGGAGAAGCAAAAGGATTAGGCCTTGGTTGTGGAGCTAATCACATGGGCGAAATTTATAACAGTACAGCCAATAACTTTGGTTCAGCAGCTTATACAACAGTTGATGCTACTGTATTTTACAAAAAAAATAATTATAAAGTAAGTTTTAAAGCAGATAATATTTTTGATCAAGAATATTATAACGGCTATGGAATACCTCAAAAACCATTCAACTTTAGAGTAGGTCTTGCTTATAGTCTGTTTTAA
- a CDS encoding glycoside hydrolase family 73 protein, with the protein MLPIPFKKWVTRPVYSISITIPTSFKNNKPVLTFSIQLNNRLILALIGIFSIIAVLQVSILVSGKDDTQLAQTNTSTENTTKEYLEGDGLENNNTDNETLDSDEVEYNDVLDYGFKHLSKSNPISKTETEDKRKNFLKIKHTLISEALIENQVSRLEQLSDAKMILLNQKLSEAFITIVFNQTKVEPHVMAYFTGTKDLKKFETALMEQAKYHVPASIKLAQSALETAYGQRIVNNNYFGIKDKRGKTKAITTTEYYTAAEYKANKNKVVSSKIIQKGGKTLYKCLIKDSFADYHSPWESFRAHSIFLNESKRYSPLFTKGKNYEDWADKIGSTKYGGVGYATSPIYGELLKKIIKRYNLDLLDY; encoded by the coding sequence ATGTTACCAATTCCCTTTAAAAAATGGGTTACTCGCCCAGTTTATTCTATATCTATCACAATCCCAACTTCTTTTAAAAACAATAAACCTGTACTTACATTTTCGATTCAATTAAATAATAGATTAATACTTGCACTAATTGGAATATTTAGTATTATAGCTGTTTTGCAAGTTTCTATTTTGGTGTCAGGAAAAGATGATACACAACTTGCCCAAACAAATACAAGTACAGAAAATACAACCAAAGAATATTTGGAAGGTGATGGATTAGAAAATAATAATACAGATAATGAAACTTTGGACTCTGATGAGGTAGAATATAATGATGTTTTGGATTATGGCTTCAAACACTTATCAAAAAGTAACCCTATCTCAAAAACAGAAACAGAAGACAAACGAAAAAACTTTTTGAAAATAAAACATACTTTAATTAGCGAAGCACTTATAGAAAATCAGGTGTCTCGTTTAGAGCAACTAAGTGATGCAAAAATGATTCTTTTAAATCAAAAATTAAGCGAAGCCTTTATTACTATTGTTTTTAACCAAACCAAAGTAGAGCCTCATGTAATGGCTTATTTTACAGGAACAAAAGATCTCAAAAAATTTGAAACAGCACTTATGGAACAAGCCAAATATCATGTTCCTGCATCGATAAAACTAGCTCAATCTGCCTTAGAAACAGCTTATGGACAACGAATTGTAAATAATAATTATTTTGGAATCAAAGACAAACGAGGAAAAACAAAAGCCATAACAACAACTGAATATTATACAGCAGCCGAATATAAAGCAAATAAAAATAAAGTAGTAAGTTCAAAAATAATTCAAAAAGGAGGAAAAACACTTTATAAATGTCTTATAAAAGATAGTTTTGCAGATTATCATTCTCCTTGGGAATCTTTTAGAGCACACTCAATTTTTCTAAATGAAAGTAAACGTTATTCTCCTTTATTTACAAAAGGAAAAAATTATGAAGATTGGGCAGATAAAATTGGTTCTACAAAATATGGTGGTGTAGGTTATGCAACTTCTCCAATTTATGGCGAGCTTTTGAAGAAGATAATTAAAAGATATAATCTTGATTTATTAGATTATTAG
- a CDS encoding BatA domain-containing protein → MQFLNPSLLWALSLMIIPVIIHLFNFQRPKKVLFTNVEFLKEVQQMSKSRNRLKHILIMLARMAFIGLLVLAFARPILPSQNLDVSSISASQQVSIYLDNSFSLQNEQDNKRLLDLGATYAQTIPELFPKSATFQFLDNSFEGNTNFFYPKTTISDRLSTIDFSGINRNFTEVYKKQLRTFESKLNQSTGKGGHIFWVSDFQKNIIPNLGEIEFDSAYNYYVLPVSPTQTSNLLVDSVWLENPFVQPNAPQNITIRVRNLGTETIENKSLQLFIDNKQVSASVVSLPAQSSKEVEMNFSVTKTEGTISAKISIEDYPVLFDNDYFFTLRIAPKINILNIFEKKSESQTYIKNVFTNADFFVFSATSTQNLDYNVLQNTDLVVLDGISSIDETLQRTLRKFLSSGGNVLVFPASTSKATDFNSALGISVRGTNAEAGVGLSLLPPSENEPFFEGVFEQISPSMSMPIATSVWSGLSSGQSILKFRNGQPFLMRQQTAEGNVFVCAAPLEENWSGFGKHALFVPTMYKIALSSLSQADLLAYNLEEQTAILSLDSLQKNSVFELVLLQNNSTTNQNSNQGIIPAQRISGNKIIFEIPRSSLKAGVYELRNKQTQKAETLLAFNYSRKESYLDFHTKEELTKAWAEKSNVQIFSLDGEDAKDFVTTFKEQNSTIPLWRYFIIAALVAVFVEIILARVFSRA, encoded by the coding sequence ATGCAGTTTCTCAATCCTTCTCTTCTTTGGGCTTTGTCTTTGATGATTATTCCAGTTATTATTCATCTTTTCAATTTTCAACGTCCAAAAAAAGTATTATTTACAAATGTTGAATTTTTGAAAGAAGTCCAACAGATGTCAAAATCTCGCAATCGTTTGAAGCATATTTTGATAATGCTTGCTCGTATGGCATTTATTGGTTTATTGGTTTTGGCTTTTGCTCGTCCTATTTTACCTTCTCAAAATTTGGATGTATCATCAATTTCTGCAAGTCAGCAAGTTTCTATTTATTTGGATAATTCTTTTAGTCTTCAAAACGAACAAGACAACAAACGTCTTTTAGATTTGGGAGCAACATATGCCCAAACTATCCCAGAATTATTTCCCAAATCGGCTACTTTTCAGTTTTTAGATAATTCTTTTGAAGGAAATACGAATTTTTTCTATCCAAAAACAACAATTTCAGACAGGCTTTCAACTATTGATTTTAGTGGAATTAATCGCAATTTTACAGAAGTTTATAAAAAACAACTTCGCACTTTTGAGTCAAAATTAAATCAATCTACTGGAAAAGGAGGACATATTTTTTGGGTTTCTGATTTTCAAAAAAATATAATTCCTAATTTGGGTGAAATAGAATTTGATTCTGCTTATAATTATTATGTTTTACCTGTTTCTCCAACTCAAACTTCAAATTTGCTTGTCGATTCGGTGTGGTTAGAAAACCCATTTGTACAACCAAATGCGCCACAAAATATAACAATTCGTGTTCGTAATTTGGGAACAGAAACCATTGAAAATAAAAGTTTGCAGCTTTTTATTGATAATAAACAAGTTTCTGCAAGTGTGGTTAGTTTGCCAGCTCAGAGTTCAAAAGAAGTTGAAATGAACTTCTCTGTAACCAAAACAGAAGGAACTATTTCAGCCAAAATAAGTATTGAAGATTATCCTGTTTTGTTTGATAATGATTATTTTTTTACGCTCAGAATTGCACCAAAAATAAATATTTTAAATATATTTGAAAAGAAAAGTGAATCTCAAACTTACATTAAAAATGTCTTTACCAATGCAGATTTCTTTGTTTTTTCGGCTACTTCTACCCAAAATTTGGATTATAATGTTCTTCAAAATACGGACTTGGTAGTTTTGGATGGAATCTCTTCTATTGATGAAACACTTCAAAGAACATTGAGAAAATTTCTCTCTAGTGGTGGTAATGTTTTGGTTTTTCCTGCTTCTACTTCAAAAGCGACTGATTTTAATTCTGCTTTAGGTATTTCTGTTCGTGGAACAAATGCAGAGGCTGGCGTTGGTCTTTCTCTTTTGCCTCCATCTGAAAATGAGCCATTTTTTGAAGGTGTTTTTGAGCAAATTTCGCCTTCGATGTCTATGCCTATTGCTACAAGTGTTTGGTCAGGTCTTTCTTCTGGACAATCAATTTTGAAATTTAGAAATGGACAGCCTTTTTTGATGCGCCAACAGACAGCAGAAGGAAATGTTTTTGTTTGTGCAGCTCCTTTGGAAGAAAATTGGAGTGGGTTTGGAAAACATGCGCTTTTTGTTCCTACGATGTACAAAATTGCATTAAGTAGTTTGTCGCAAGCAGATTTATTAGCTTATAATTTGGAAGAACAAACAGCAATTTTGTCTTTAGATTCTCTTCAAAAAAATAGTGTTTTTGAGTTAGTTTTGTTGCAAAATAATTCTACTACAAATCAGAATAGTAATCAAGGAATTATTCCAGCTCAACGTATTTCTGGAAATAAAATTATTTTTGAGATTCCTCGTTCGTCGCTCAAAGCTGGTGTTTATGAGCTTCGAAACAAACAAACTCAAAAAGCAGAAACTCTATTAGCTTTCAATTATTCAAGAAAAGAATCTTATTTGGATTTTCATACCAAAGAAGAACTTACAAAAGCGTGGGCAGAAAAATCAAATGTTCAGATTTTTTCATTAGATGGCGAAGATGCAAAAGATTTTGTAACTACTTTTAAAGAACAAAATTCAACTATTCCTCTTTGGAGATATTTTATAATTGCTGCTCTTGTTGCTGTTTTTGTAGAAATAATTTTGGCTCGGGTTTTTAGTAGAGCGTAA
- a CDS encoding ABC transporter permease gives MNFSLFIAKRIRSQKGSSFSKVITRIAIGSIALGIAALIISMAIFEGFKQTILDKIVSQTGHIQILKFDMNNSFETSPLSTQREFYEQLKNQDYISHIQPYTQKPVLLRTDEDLMGLVLKGVDNQYDTVSFKKNLIEGRFIHFDTSNYSKEIVISQSIKDKLRLKIGDDLLAFFLQDPPRQRKLEVVGIYQTGIEDFDERLVYCDQGLLQRLNSWGDTLVGGYEVFFNDYDDFNNIDAIYDEMESNSDYDMYLQKVTNTFAHFFEWFSMVNKNVTIFLSVILFVALFNVISVLLILITERVTMIGMLKALGATSSQILKIFFQNGLVILWKGILIGNVIGVLFCLAQDTFKFIPLDIETYYMSSVPISWNIPLILMLNFGIITLVLFILWIPSIFISRIKPIRAIRFD, from the coding sequence GTGAATTTTTCGCTTTTTATAGCCAAACGCATCCGAAGCCAGAAAGGAAGTAGTTTTTCGAAAGTTATCACACGCATTGCCATCGGAAGTATTGCGCTGGGAATTGCTGCCCTTATTATTTCAATGGCAATTTTTGAAGGTTTCAAACAGACCATTTTGGATAAAATAGTGAGCCAAACAGGACATATTCAGATTCTCAAATTTGATATGAATAACTCTTTCGAAACAAGTCCACTTTCTACGCAACGAGAATTTTATGAGCAATTAAAAAATCAAGATTATATTTCTCATATTCAACCTTACACTCAAAAACCTGTTTTGCTTCGCACAGATGAAGATTTAATGGGATTAGTTTTGAAGGGAGTTGATAATCAATATGATACTGTTTCTTTCAAAAAAAATCTTATTGAAGGTCGTTTCATACATTTTGACACAAGTAATTATTCCAAAGAAATTGTTATTAGTCAGAGTATTAAAGATAAATTGCGCCTCAAAATTGGTGATGATTTACTTGCTTTTTTCTTACAAGACCCTCCAAGACAGCGAAAATTGGAAGTTGTGGGTATTTATCAAACAGGAATTGAAGATTTTGATGAGCGTTTGGTTTATTGCGACCAAGGACTTTTACAGCGTCTGAATAGTTGGGGAGATACACTTGTTGGTGGTTATGAAGTTTTTTTCAATGATTATGATGATTTTAATAATATAGATGCCATTTATGATGAAATGGAATCAAATAGCGATTATGATATGTATTTGCAAAAAGTAACCAACACCTTTGCTCATTTTTTTGAATGGTTTTCGATGGTTAATAAAAATGTTACTATCTTTTTGAGTGTTATTTTATTTGTTGCACTTTTCAATGTTATTTCTGTGCTTTTGATTTTGATTACTGAACGTGTTACGATGATAGGAATGCTCAAAGCTCTTGGCGCAACAAGTAGTCAGATTTTAAAAATATTCTTTCAAAATGGTTTAGTTATTCTTTGGAAAGGAATTTTGATAGGAAATGTAATAGGGGTTTTATTTTGTTTGGCTCAAGATACATTCAAATTTATTCCTTTAGATATTGAAACTTATTATATGAGTAGCGTTCCTATTTCTTGGAATATTCCTTTAATTCTGATGCTCAATTTTGGTATTATTACCTTAGTTCTTTTTATTCTTTGGATTCCTTCTATTTTTATTAGTAGGATAAAACCAATTAGAGCAATTCGATTTGATTAA